A portion of the Sulfuricurvum kujiense DSM 16994 genome contains these proteins:
- a CDS encoding chaperone NapD, with protein MNISSVVVKCAPEYVAFVLEQLRASHQCEVYAHDELGRIIIILEGDSTEEESEKLRIIQEIPHILSAEMAMAFSENEFCDEEGKLERVDESLMERLNAEDVDAADIVYNGDLKDK; from the coding sequence ATGAATATATCCAGTGTCGTCGTTAAATGCGCACCCGAATACGTTGCATTTGTGTTAGAACAACTACGTGCAAGTCACCAATGCGAAGTATACGCTCACGATGAGCTAGGTCGGATTATCATCATTCTGGAGGGGGATAGCACCGAAGAAGAGTCTGAAAAACTCCGTATAATCCAAGAAATTCCCCATATCCTCTCAGCCGAAATGGCAATGGCATTCAGCGAAAATGAGTTCTGTGACGAAGAGGGTAAACTGGAACGTGTCGATGAATCTCTTATGGAACGGTTGAACGCTGAGGACGTGGATGCTGCAGATATCGTCTACAACGGAGATCTAAAAGATAAGTAG
- a CDS encoding sensor domain-containing diguanylate cyclase, with product MHVSAKLVKVKMLWTLMLVAFFPMLLIAFYSYYNIKNQIIASELAHLEAIAKLKSLQIENFYYEIKGDLHTIQFSPYTKNLILNRDINLNEAKTLFEQQLNEYIVEEEINKIFIIGLDGKILASSLKVQENHTDSFNKTAFEEGKSKIYFSDIYKSDIHRGSSTEHNNYLFTASAPILDYDNRLIGVIVAEFSADNFFNQIQDYSGLGESGETLLGKRSGDKIIFLNPLRHDPNAGMKRSASIDGKLAKPAIFGATGHNGSGVSVDYRGISVLAAWRYVPTAGWGMVAKIDQNEALRPLETIRNSILLTVVVLLVIGAVFSFLMVKNITEPIETLANEAHLDALTGLPNRKYLKELLDQVLSKAKLENSLIAVMFLDLDGFKSVNDTYGHETGDLLLKEVAFRLNSCVRQSDTVARLGGDEFIVLIPGTKEARNVETIAEKIIQVLTKEFDLDGISVTISASIGICVFPDHALDAEEMLHKADKAMYEVKNAGKGNYRFCDDSPL from the coding sequence ATGCATGTATCGGCAAAACTTGTAAAAGTAAAAATGCTATGGACGTTGATGCTAGTCGCTTTTTTCCCGATGCTCCTTATCGCTTTTTACAGCTATTACAATATAAAAAATCAAATTATTGCTTCGGAACTGGCTCATTTGGAAGCAATCGCAAAACTGAAATCTCTTCAGATCGAAAACTTTTATTATGAAATCAAAGGCGACTTGCACACGATTCAGTTTTCTCCCTATACTAAAAATCTGATACTGAACAGAGACATCAATCTGAATGAAGCGAAAACCCTGTTTGAACAGCAGTTAAACGAATATATTGTTGAAGAAGAAATCAATAAAATTTTTATTATCGGATTAGACGGGAAGATTCTGGCCAGCTCTTTAAAGGTACAAGAAAACCATACCGATTCATTTAATAAGACGGCATTCGAAGAGGGAAAGTCAAAAATCTATTTTTCCGATATTTATAAATCCGATATTCATCGCGGCTCTTCAACTGAGCATAATAATTATTTGTTTACTGCTTCGGCACCAATTTTGGATTACGACAATAGGTTGATCGGTGTCATCGTCGCTGAATTTTCCGCTGATAACTTTTTTAATCAAATTCAGGATTATTCGGGGTTAGGAGAGAGCGGGGAGACGCTGCTCGGTAAAAGATCAGGTGATAAGATTATTTTTCTCAATCCCCTTAGACATGACCCGAATGCGGGGATGAAGCGAAGCGCATCCATAGACGGAAAGTTGGCAAAACCCGCTATCTTTGGTGCTACAGGTCATAACGGTTCAGGAGTGTCGGTTGATTATAGAGGGATTTCGGTTCTTGCCGCATGGAGGTATGTACCGACGGCAGGTTGGGGTATGGTAGCCAAAATTGATCAAAACGAGGCACTGCGACCGTTGGAGACGATTAGAAACAGTATTCTATTGACGGTGGTTGTATTATTGGTGATCGGAGCCGTATTTTCGTTTTTAATGGTCAAAAATATCACCGAGCCTATAGAGACGTTGGCCAATGAAGCGCATTTGGATGCCTTGACAGGTTTGCCGAATAGAAAATATTTGAAGGAGCTTTTGGACCAGGTTCTTTCCAAAGCAAAACTTGAAAATTCTTTGATAGCCGTTATGTTTTTGGATCTCGACGGCTTTAAAAGTGTCAATGATACGTATGGGCATGAGACAGGTGATTTGCTGCTTAAAGAGGTAGCCTTCAGACTGAATAGCTGTGTTCGGCAAAGTGATACCGTCGCACGATTGGGCGGGGATGAATTTATCGTATTGATTCCGGGTACAAAAGAAGCAAGAAATGTGGAAACCATAGCTGAAAAAATCATTCAGGTATTGACAAAAGAGTTTGATTTAGACGGCATTAGCGTCACGATCAGTGCTAGTATCGGTATATGCGTCTTTCCGGATCATGCTTTAGATGCCGAGGAAATGCTTCATAAAGCCGATAAAGCCATGTACGAAGTAAAAAATGCGGGAAAAGGCAATTATAGATTTTGTGACGACTCCCCGTTGTAA
- a CDS encoding exonuclease domain-containing protein, with translation MIFLDTETTGLEAKDRICALGMITEDEAHYELINPGKKIPPSSSAIHHITNEMVKDAPAFAESLSAEKLKLLNTPETILVSHNAPFELDMLQKEGLAWQGRIIDTLKCSKSLMDDLEGYALQFLRYELRLYREEANVFKEHEIPIVPHHALSDALHTKMVLEYLLDLADIERLIEISKSHVLLTRLPFGKYAKKRIEEIALKDPSYLKWMVESLMDMDEDLRYSIEHYLLQR, from the coding sequence GTGATTTTTCTCGATACCGAAACAACCGGATTAGAGGCTAAAGACAGAATCTGTGCCCTTGGGATGATAACGGAGGATGAAGCCCATTATGAACTGATTAACCCCGGTAAAAAGATCCCTCCGAGTTCTTCCGCTATCCACCATATTACGAATGAGATGGTCAAGGATGCCCCCGCATTCGCCGAATCGCTAAGTGCCGAAAAACTCAAATTGCTCAATACTCCCGAAACTATTTTGGTTTCCCATAATGCTCCGTTTGAATTGGATATGCTGCAAAAAGAGGGCTTGGCCTGGCAGGGGAGAATTATCGATACGCTTAAGTGCTCAAAATCTTTGATGGACGATCTGGAAGGGTATGCGTTGCAGTTTTTGCGGTATGAACTCAGACTCTACCGTGAAGAAGCAAACGTTTTTAAAGAGCATGAGATACCGATCGTCCCCCATCATGCACTGAGTGACGCACTGCATACGAAAATGGTGCTGGAGTATCTTCTGGATTTGGCAGACATAGAGAGACTGATAGAGATATCCAAAAGCCACGTATTGCTGACACGTTTGCCGTTTGGAAAATATGCCAAAAAACGGATAGAGGAGATTGCCCTAAAAGATCCCTCTTATCTAAAATGGATGGTTGAGAGCTTGATGGATATGGATGAAGATCTGCGCTACAGTATCGAGCACTATTTGCTTCAACGCTAA
- a CDS encoding diguanylate cyclase domain-containing protein codes for MQNIKDDLYTLVDEIIIELKKNDLPPIPENFRFYFDKLLESKNDDLRQQIVSISSRFDEKLHNGFEYERSLNQGTKAVKLILKQGSNVYKNTALLKKIIQTKKDSVNANTNPETFVEVTSSVEQVLDRFLISLEKHSTAIKELYGTVANSIKNAKDSSIYNASLGVFNKNYFITLLAKERESCISSSYESSLISLSLSTKTIVPENKKTHAQLIRDMAEILTNALRRSDSIAYYGDGIFLILLRHTNDELAEIAAERFHRLISESIFLEHEADSKNKFILMGIVQLESCLSAEEIIEQSVEAMHSSASTDVSD; via the coding sequence ATGCAAAATATAAAAGATGATCTATATACTCTTGTTGATGAAATCATCATCGAACTCAAAAAGAACGATTTGCCCCCCATCCCCGAAAATTTTCGATTTTATTTTGACAAACTGTTAGAGTCTAAAAATGATGATTTACGTCAACAAATTGTCTCCATCAGTTCCCGTTTTGATGAAAAGCTCCACAACGGGTTTGAATATGAACGATCACTGAATCAGGGGACAAAAGCTGTCAAATTGATCTTAAAACAAGGCTCAAATGTCTATAAAAATACGGCTCTGTTAAAAAAAATAATACAAACCAAAAAAGATTCCGTAAATGCGAATACAAATCCTGAAACATTCGTGGAAGTCACCTCTTCGGTTGAACAGGTGCTGGACAGGTTCTTAATATCGCTGGAAAAACACTCTACCGCCATTAAAGAGCTATACGGAACCGTTGCCAACTCGATCAAAAATGCAAAGGATTCAAGTATATACAATGCTAGTCTTGGGGTTTTCAACAAAAACTATTTTATAACCCTCCTTGCTAAAGAACGCGAGTCATGCATCAGTTCTTCGTATGAAAGTTCATTAATTTCCCTCTCGTTATCCACAAAAACAATAGTGCCGGAGAATAAAAAAACACATGCCCAGCTTATACGCGACATGGCGGAAATACTCACCAATGCCCTGCGCCGAAGTGACTCGATAGCCTATTACGGAGACGGGATATTTTTAATATTATTGCGTCATACCAATGACGAACTGGCGGAAATTGCCGCCGAACGCTTTCATCGCCTCATTTCCGAATCTATTTTTCTTGAACACGAAGCGGATTCGAAAAATAAATTTATCTTAATGGGTATTGTACAGTTGGAATCGTGCTTAAGTGCGGAAGAGATAATAGAGCAGTCGGTAGAAGCGATGCATTCATCTGCTTCTACCGATGTGTCGGATTAA
- a CDS encoding RNB domain-containing ribonuclease: MKSLLIRLTHGLYDQDIAAEERENVNQWFAMKLLTLEDNKYQFASQYRAGIVSLASDSGAYLQTLGESIRDHFIETNNLMGAKSGDLVIAQRLLGRRGGPQAKVVVIAGRSETFSVAVVSSKNGHLGLYDIRTDHPAGFAISDLSESAEGSLYQINNQSGTIAAYLGNLSDPKVDEKIVLALYNKHDEFEDDVLAMAREFPKEVDASQYPNRRDLRHLPFCTIDPVTAKDFDDAICFVPETSTLYVAIADVSEYVHPFGAIDAEAIYRSFSIYLPHRSIPMLPRELSETLCSLQPLVDRLAYTFEMHIDPVTYEMDSYTLYESIIHSHRRFTYEQIDAFFEGNHHAENDKEAQVLAYIPALNELTEKLRAERMKKGYNFRSSELEMRIDEEQNIVSTEFAVETPSHALIEDCMLLANKAAASMYERGVFRIHESPSPLKLQSLYTELASIGIFVESQGSIKETITAIQAEAERRDLISEVDTLIIRAQMQARYAPYNMGHFGLGFERYTHFTSPIRRYSDLIVHRLLKAIAAHDTEEGSYVLRNIESLCTSISEKEREASDIEIRFHERKFARWAATVIGQEFKARIMRAEEPVMAEIHDTITGAKVAITSQFGLMLFDDIIVKIESSNLATAKITASFVRRIEKEESEHPSEHAGKLYE, from the coding sequence ATGAAATCACTCCTAATTCGTCTTACCCACGGTCTTTATGACCAAGATATTGCAGCTGAAGAGCGTGAAAACGTCAACCAGTGGTTTGCGATGAAACTCCTCACTCTTGAAGATAACAAATATCAATTTGCTTCTCAATATCGTGCCGGCATTGTCTCTCTGGCTTCCGATAGCGGAGCCTATCTGCAGACATTAGGGGAGAGCATCCGAGACCACTTTATCGAAACCAATAACCTCATGGGGGCAAAAAGCGGTGATCTGGTCATTGCGCAGCGTCTGTTGGGACGCAGAGGCGGCCCTCAGGCCAAAGTTGTCGTCATCGCCGGACGGAGCGAAACGTTCAGCGTTGCGGTTGTATCCTCCAAAAATGGTCATTTAGGCCTTTACGATATCCGTACCGACCATCCTGCAGGATTTGCCATTAGTGATCTATCCGAGAGCGCCGAGGGATCGCTTTATCAGATCAACAACCAAAGCGGAACGATCGCCGCCTATCTGGGAAACCTCAGTGATCCGAAAGTGGATGAGAAAATCGTCCTTGCCCTCTACAACAAACATGACGAATTTGAAGACGATGTACTGGCAATGGCACGGGAATTTCCCAAAGAGGTCGACGCATCACAGTACCCTAACCGCCGCGATCTTCGCCACCTCCCCTTTTGCACCATCGATCCTGTTACCGCCAAAGACTTCGATGATGCAATCTGCTTTGTCCCCGAGACCTCCACCCTCTATGTCGCCATCGCTGATGTGAGCGAATATGTCCATCCTTTCGGAGCGATCGATGCCGAGGCAATTTACCGCAGTTTCTCGATCTATCTCCCCCACCGCTCGATCCCGATGCTGCCGCGTGAACTCAGCGAAACGCTCTGTTCGCTTCAGCCCCTCGTCGATCGTCTTGCCTATACGTTTGAGATGCATATCGATCCGGTCACCTATGAGATGGATTCTTATACGCTGTATGAATCGATCATCCACTCCCACCGCCGCTTTACCTACGAGCAGATCGATGCTTTTTTCGAGGGGAATCACCACGCAGAGAATGACAAAGAGGCTCAGGTTTTAGCCTACATCCCTGCCCTCAATGAACTCACCGAAAAACTCCGTGCCGAGCGGATGAAAAAAGGGTACAACTTCCGCTCCAGCGAACTGGAGATGCGGATTGACGAAGAGCAAAATATCGTCTCCACCGAATTTGCCGTCGAGACCCCGTCCCATGCCCTCATCGAAGATTGTATGCTTCTCGCCAACAAAGCGGCGGCATCGATGTATGAGAGAGGTGTTTTCCGTATCCACGAATCCCCAAGCCCTCTCAAACTCCAAAGCCTCTATACCGAGTTGGCATCCATCGGTATTTTCGTCGAGTCGCAAGGTTCTATCAAAGAGACGATCACCGCTATCCAAGCCGAAGCGGAGCGACGCGATCTCATCAGCGAAGTCGATACCCTCATCATCCGCGCACAAATGCAGGCACGCTACGCACCGTACAATATGGGACATTTCGGTCTGGGGTTTGAGCGATACACCCACTTCACTTCTCCGATCCGCCGATACAGCGACCTGATCGTCCATCGCCTCCTCAAAGCGATTGCGGCGCACGATACCGAAGAGGGTTCCTACGTATTGCGCAATATCGAGTCGCTCTGTACCTCCATCAGCGAAAAAGAGCGCGAAGCGAGCGACATCGAAATCCGCTTCCATGAGCGCAAATTTGCCCGCTGGGCGGCCACCGTGATCGGTCAAGAGTTCAAAGCCCGTATCATGCGTGCCGAAGAGCCGGTGATGGCGGAGATCCACGATACCATCACGGGGGCCAAAGTAGCCATCACGTCGCAGTTTGGGTTGATGCTCTTTGACGACATTATCGTTAAAATCGAGAGTTCCAACCTCGCCACCGCAAAAATCACCGCCTCGTTCGTCCGCCGAATCGAAAAAGAAGAGAGCGAGCACCCAAGCGAGCACGCAGGAAAATTGTATGAATAG
- the greA gene encoding transcription elongation factor GreA codes for MSQNEPMSPRGYDELLREFKYLKDIEKPRVNQEKQRAAELGDRSENAEYHAAKEKLRHIDKRLFYLNSMIEKAQIIDPSVLNHSRAHFGATITIADINSDEEFSYTICGTLESEPENGLISVHSPLAKAMLGKEEGDEFSVHLPGGKKSYEVSAITYTDIFSLKKNIRTEKDFGFK; via the coding sequence ATGAGCCAAAACGAGCCGATGAGCCCCAGAGGGTATGATGAACTTTTACGTGAGTTTAAATATCTTAAAGATATCGAAAAACCGCGTGTCAATCAGGAAAAGCAGCGGGCTGCCGAGCTGGGTGATCGGAGCGAAAACGCCGAATACCATGCGGCAAAAGAGAAACTTCGCCATATCGACAAACGTCTTTTTTATCTCAATTCGATGATCGAAAAAGCGCAGATTATCGACCCCTCCGTTTTAAATCACTCCCGTGCCCATTTCGGAGCGACGATTACGATTGCGGACATAAACAGCGATGAAGAGTTTTCGTATACGATCTGCGGTACATTGGAAAGCGAACCTGAAAATGGATTGATTTCGGTTCATTCTCCGCTGGCAAAGGCAATGTTAGGAAAAGAAGAAGGTGATGAATTCAGCGTCCATCTCCCCGGCGGAAAAAAGAGCTATGAAGTAAGTGCGATTACCTATACGGATATCTTTTCCCTTAAAAAAAATATCCGCACCGAAAAAGACTTCGGGTTTAAATAA
- the murA gene encoding UDP-N-acetylglucosamine 1-carboxyvinyltransferase has product MDYLRIQGPTKLSGTVTISGAKNAALPLITLALLAHNPLKVTNMPEVADIKTLLKLLQNLGASCTLENHVLNIDTSTVNHTMANYDIVKTMRASILVLGPLLARFGHCEVSLPGGCAIGQRPIDLHLKALEQMGAQITIHAGYVHAQAPEGLKGAHIIFDKITVTGTANIVMAAALAHGKTVLVNCAKEPEVVQLCEILRDSGIDITGIGTSELVIVGTGGKTIDMVDFEVIPDRIEAGTYLCAGAITNSVITLERVRPDHLDAVTAKLEQMGCRIESTENTMTIYPATELKHVDIITQEYPAFPTDMQAQFLALATLAKGASTIDERLFENRFMHVSELQRLGADIKLSGHVATVIGPCELFGADVMATDLRASSALVLAAMAAEGTTNVHRIYHLDRGYENLELKLQALGAKIERLKE; this is encoded by the coding sequence ATGGACTATTTACGAATTCAAGGGCCGACTAAACTTAGCGGAACCGTTACCATCTCCGGCGCAAAAAATGCCGCTTTACCCCTAATTACATTGGCACTTTTGGCCCATAATCCGCTAAAAGTCACCAATATGCCTGAAGTAGCCGATATCAAAACACTTCTAAAACTTCTTCAGAACCTCGGTGCGAGCTGTACGCTAGAAAATCATGTTCTGAATATCGATACCTCTACGGTCAATCATACGATGGCAAACTACGATATCGTCAAAACAATGCGTGCTTCTATCCTCGTCCTCGGACCCTTACTTGCCCGCTTCGGACACTGTGAAGTCTCTTTGCCGGGCGGATGTGCTATCGGTCAGCGTCCGATCGATCTACACCTTAAAGCACTTGAGCAAATGGGAGCACAAATCACCATCCATGCCGGATACGTCCATGCTCAAGCGCCTGAGGGGCTTAAAGGTGCCCATATCATTTTTGACAAAATCACTGTTACCGGAACGGCTAATATCGTTATGGCAGCCGCTTTGGCGCACGGAAAAACCGTCCTTGTCAACTGCGCAAAAGAGCCCGAAGTCGTTCAATTGTGCGAAATCCTCCGTGACAGCGGCATAGACATCACCGGAATCGGAACTTCCGAGCTTGTCATTGTCGGTACCGGCGGAAAGACAATCGATATGGTCGATTTCGAGGTCATTCCTGACCGTATTGAAGCAGGAACCTATCTGTGTGCCGGTGCGATCACCAACTCTGTCATTACATTAGAGCGTGTTCGTCCCGATCACCTTGACGCCGTTACCGCCAAATTAGAGCAAATGGGGTGCCGTATCGAGAGCACTGAAAACACTATGACGATATACCCAGCGACCGAACTCAAACACGTCGATATTATTACACAAGAGTATCCGGCATTCCCGACCGATATGCAAGCGCAGTTCTTAGCATTGGCTACCCTCGCCAAAGGGGCAAGCACGATCGATGAACGTTTATTTGAAAACCGTTTTATGCACGTGAGCGAATTACAGCGTTTGGGTGCGGATATCAAGCTAAGCGGCCACGTTGCGACCGTTATCGGACCGTGCGAGCTCTTTGGAGCCGATGTCATGGCGACCGATCTGCGTGCTTCGAGTGCGCTCGTTCTTGCCGCTATGGCAGCTGAGGGGACAACCAATGTCCACCGCATTTACCACCTTGATCGCGGATATGAAAATCTCGAATTAAAACTTCAGGCTCTCGGCGCCAAAATTGAGCGTCTAAAAGAGTAG
- the purL gene encoding phosphoribosylformylglycinamidine synthase subunit PurL — MSTPLPDIEKVLKQHKLSLGDYDHIKKILGREPNLVEIGIFSAMWSEHCSYKSSKKHLSGFPTKAPWVIQGPGENAGVIDIGGGYAAVFKMESHNHPSFIEPYQGAATGVGGIMRDVFTMGARPIANLNALRFGNVLNQDDISAHQRYLVRGVVSGIGGYGNCMGVPTIGGETSFDECYNGNILVNAFTLGLAKSDEIFYGKAEGIGNPVIYVGSKTGRDGLGGAVMSSDSFTEASKGLRPTVQVGDPFTEKLLLEACLELFKTDYVVGIQDMGAAGLTSSSFEMAGRAGSGMIMHLDKVPAREEGMMPYEFMLSESQERMLICAKKGSEQAIIDIFEKWDLDCAVIGEVTATGKMELFWHGEKCAEVPVDPVSEEAPVLDRPMSRPAYLDEIAHVTLNDFEAVDNQKAFEKLLSSMEVVDKGWIYQQYDSMVQTNTVKKGGELDASVIRIKENGVALAMSADCNVRYCYIDPKAGAAAAVIESGRNVAMSGATPKAITDCLNYGNPENPEVMWQFGQGCLGIKEACAELNTPVIGGNVSLYNETNGKSVFPTPSIAMVGVNEDQHKVLMSAFQKNGNVVYLVGENRSEFGGSLYMKELYNVVAGVIPAINYDKERALWNLVIEANKKGLLASAKDCSSGGVAIALAKMACVSDKGVNVTITVDDSRDIFAESMSRAIIEVAPENCGAFEAMVGSLACQKIGTIGGDTFTVNDVTMRLPEMQNIYYNTFKKVIEGDL, encoded by the coding sequence GTGAGCACTCCCCTTCCAGACATCGAAAAAGTTCTCAAACAGCATAAGCTCTCACTCGGAGATTATGACCATATTAAAAAAATCCTCGGACGCGAGCCGAATCTCGTCGAAATCGGGATTTTTTCGGCAATGTGGAGTGAACACTGCAGCTATAAATCGTCTAAAAAACATTTGAGCGGCTTCCCGACCAAAGCACCGTGGGTTATTCAAGGACCGGGTGAAAATGCGGGTGTTATCGATATCGGCGGCGGATATGCGGCGGTTTTTAAAATGGAGAGCCATAACCATCCGAGTTTCATCGAGCCGTATCAAGGTGCGGCAACGGGTGTCGGCGGTATTATGCGTGACGTATTCACGATGGGTGCCCGTCCTATCGCCAACCTCAATGCGCTTCGTTTCGGAAACGTGTTGAACCAAGACGATATCAGTGCCCATCAGCGTTATTTGGTACGCGGTGTCGTATCGGGTATCGGCGGATACGGCAACTGTATGGGGGTTCCGACAATCGGCGGCGAAACGAGTTTTGATGAGTGCTATAACGGGAATATCCTCGTCAACGCATTTACCCTCGGATTAGCGAAAAGCGATGAGATTTTCTACGGAAAAGCGGAAGGGATCGGCAATCCGGTTATCTATGTCGGAAGTAAAACGGGACGTGACGGTCTCGGCGGTGCGGTAATGAGTTCGGACAGCTTTACCGAAGCATCAAAAGGGCTTCGTCCGACAGTGCAAGTGGGCGATCCGTTTACCGAAAAGCTTCTTTTGGAAGCATGTCTGGAACTTTTCAAAACCGATTATGTCGTCGGGATTCAGGATATGGGTGCTGCGGGGTTGACCTCAAGCTCGTTTGAGATGGCGGGACGCGCGGGGAGCGGGATGATTATGCACCTCGACAAAGTCCCTGCCCGCGAAGAGGGGATGATGCCGTACGAATTCATGCTCTCCGAATCGCAAGAGCGTATGCTTATCTGTGCGAAAAAAGGGTCCGAGCAGGCGATCATCGATATTTTCGAAAAATGGGATCTTGACTGTGCTGTAATCGGAGAAGTAACGGCTACGGGAAAAATGGAGTTGTTCTGGCACGGTGAAAAATGTGCGGAAGTCCCTGTCGATCCGGTGAGCGAAGAGGCTCCGGTATTGGATCGTCCGATGAGTCGTCCCGCTTATCTTGATGAGATTGCCCATGTAACATTGAACGATTTTGAAGCGGTTGATAACCAAAAAGCGTTTGAAAAACTCCTCTCATCTATGGAAGTGGTGGATAAAGGGTGGATTTATCAGCAGTACGATTCGATGGTACAGACCAATACGGTTAAAAAAGGGGGCGAGCTCGATGCTTCAGTAATCCGTATTAAAGAAAACGGCGTAGCATTGGCGATGAGTGCCGATTGTAACGTCCGTTACTGCTATATCGATCCGAAAGCGGGAGCGGCGGCTGCGGTTATCGAGAGCGGACGTAACGTTGCGATGAGCGGTGCGACACCTAAAGCGATTACCGACTGTCTCAACTACGGTAATCCTGAAAACCCGGAAGTAATGTGGCAGTTTGGCCAAGGATGTCTGGGAATTAAAGAGGCGTGTGCCGAACTTAACACACCGGTTATCGGCGGAAACGTATCGCTGTACAATGAAACCAACGGCAAATCGGTTTTCCCGACCCCTTCAATCGCTATGGTCGGTGTCAATGAAGATCAACACAAAGTATTGATGTCCGCCTTCCAAAAAAACGGAAATGTAGTGTATCTTGTCGGTGAAAACCGATCGGAGTTCGGCGGATCACTCTATATGAAAGAGCTTTACAATGTCGTGGCGGGAGTAATCCCTGCGATCAATTACGATAAAGAGCGTGCATTATGGAATCTCGTTATCGAAGCGAATAAAAAAGGTCTATTAGCGTCTGCTAAAGACTGCAGTTCGGGCGGTGTGGCAATTGCACTTGCCAAAATGGCATGTGTGAGCGATAAAGGGGTGAATGTTACCATTACCGTTGATGATAGCCGTGATATCTTCGCCGAGAGTATGTCTCGTGCGATCATCGAAGTAGCCCCTGAAAACTGCGGGGCATTTGAAGCGATGGTCGGTTCATTGGCCTGCCAAAAAATCGGAACGATCGGCGGTGATACCTTCACCGTGAACGATGTGACGATGAGACTTCCTGAGATGCAAAACATCTACTACAACACCTTCAAAAAAGTGATCGAAGGCGATCTGTAA
- a CDS encoding Hsp20/alpha crystallin family protein has translation MTHSKRLLIALMAAPVFLSAAATSVQPKPEKPCEQGCPFWNMEEMENFFNRPFPRMNGMYSASSMKESDKAYLISIDLPGMDKKDISIETSGNRLIISGERKEESENKEGSKKSYRQFNQSFSLPDDANLEAITATSTNGVLKITVPKTGGKKASKKIEIK, from the coding sequence ATGACTCACTCAAAACGTCTTTTGATCGCATTGATGGCTGCCCCTGTTTTTCTCAGTGCGGCGGCCACATCTGTACAACCTAAACCCGAAAAACCGTGTGAGCAGGGTTGTCCGTTTTGGAATATGGAAGAGATGGAAAACTTTTTCAACCGACCGTTTCCCAGAATGAACGGCATGTATAGCGCTTCAAGTATGAAAGAGAGCGATAAAGCCTACCTCATCAGCATCGATCTGCCGGGGATGGATAAAAAAGATATCTCTATCGAAACCTCAGGCAATCGGTTAATAATTTCGGGAGAACGGAAAGAAGAATCGGAGAATAAAGAGGGATCGAAAAAATCGTATCGACAATTCAATCAGAGCTTTTCACTTCCTGATGATGCCAATCTCGAAGCCATTACCGCGACATCGACCAACGGCGTGCTTAAAATAACCGTTCCGAAAACGGGGGGTAAAAAAGCCTCTAAAAAAATCGAGATTAAGTAG